One Candidatus Delongbacteria bacterium DNA segment encodes these proteins:
- a CDS encoding cytidylate kinase-like family protein, which translates to MSDKATTIDKLVQRQAHLFELRRKLQQPQPTRAQPFITISREFGCSGFRLGLALLAALNPGKMEEEQWAVYDRRVFDYIDGDPELNRRFFEEHVQRRNLEFEEYLNSTFGAAPSDLSIFNRWANAMRNLALSGRAVFVGRASHMVTRDILGGLHVRVMAPFEWRVAEHARLNNLTETESRTLTRLKDRERGEFLQRYFGTSPEDVTSFHLVINNALVSEEEMVRMILSLLGVRKP; encoded by the coding sequence ATGTCGGACAAGGCCACGACCATCGACAAGCTGGTGCAGCGCCAGGCTCATCTGTTCGAATTGCGCCGCAAACTGCAGCAGCCCCAGCCCACGCGCGCCCAGCCCTTCATCACCATTTCGCGGGAATTCGGCTGCTCGGGATTCCGCCTGGGTCTGGCGCTGCTGGCGGCCCTCAACCCGGGCAAGATGGAGGAGGAGCAGTGGGCCGTCTACGACCGCCGGGTGTTTGATTACATCGACGGCGACCCGGAACTCAACCGGCGCTTTTTCGAGGAGCACGTGCAGCGCCGCAACCTGGAGTTCGAGGAGTACCTGAACAGCACCTTCGGCGCGGCGCCTTCGGATCTCTCCATCTTCAACCGTTGGGCCAACGCCATGCGCAACCTGGCCCTCTCGGGTCGCGCCGTGTTCGTGGGGCGGGCCTCGCACATGGTCACGCGGGACATCCTGGGCGGCCTGCATGTGCGGGTGATGGCGCCCTTCGAGTGGCGCGTGGCCGAGCACGCCCGGCTCAACAACCTGACGGAGACGGAGTCGCGCACGCTGACCCGCCTCAAGGACCGGGAGCGCGGGGAGTTCCTCCAGCGCTACTTCGGCACCTCGCCGGAGGACGTGACCAGTTTCCATCTGGTGATCAACAACGCGCTGGTGAGCGAGGAAGAGATGGTGCGGATGATCCTCAGCCTGCTAGGGGTGCGCAAGCCCTGA
- a CDS encoding T9SS type A sorting domain-containing protein, which translates to MKPSHACLFAALCWPAFASAQELPLAWPDRPAGTVLYVAPTAAFNGATLPMGDDHLLLAWSDMRDGRGRLMLQSYSLDHPAAGGEWTTEVDGLGTVRALAHEPSVLTPFMPILTADGQGGAYVLWHEMLTEGWGELRLQRVSAAGQFLWPEDRLVAPAVPVPENDCRDAAERCRTWTDDLRWMVADDQGVWVTWVDLDRRRWTLRLGTDGQVAPGFPPTGVELTPGDLSRQFHSRGTTLLYAWQEGNPPAVRGRVQGLLPDGSPLFPAGALALTPDGASVNEFTLRPAGAGNWLAAWLDDNQLRVQLFDAALHAQWAAGGIVAGTGANNFHLLTGLETGPPWFVVFQQNTGWLAQRLAADGALVWPQPAALAVLPGEEQGWMAGASQDEQGLVYRHSEGQLDYLQRLSADGTQLWSPALAQLESTPGSGFVHDMGSTPNGEVWICWRELGEEGERVLLRRRDLSGAELLTPADGLALDLGPVAESCLSPLVEDDSILVPWVANSRVYLLSVDPVSGAPAWGCLERPLGYHEHWKSPPVAPTEAGLWLGTVTYQQEPPQSLLFLQRTDLQGQLTLPSTVVFPTLPDTLDVFNWRLATLGEDVVAAAHSWTSSGSQIRLQRMDSAGNRLWGDAGVLLPTGGSSISLDFGMVAGPSGVLVVWSTGGASPSIYLQKLDGNGVPQFSDHNGLGRRLDLPLAPWSGSRFSELSDGGLLISSPVSQVLHLLRLDPAGEELGGVELPGHLTPGTATLDAAGRLWYAHEIRVEQADSLQVVRVDAGGGESGRWTWPLDGNLLLDAAAFVFTGTQTALVAVSGEYSDELGPQAAAYLLDEDGSIGTLFDAPIHPVPYVAGQPRLVAAPAGDVLLQWRDLRGSAQGYGYQTRLARLDVLDPGTPVSPTTRPARLQVASVHPNPFNPVTQVEIMLPEAGALTLTVYDLAGRRVYGPETAWAPAGLSRQRLDLTGHASGLYVLSAEHAQDRVSRKLLLVK; encoded by the coding sequence ATGAAGCCTTCCCATGCCTGCTTGTTCGCGGCTTTGTGTTGGCCGGCATTCGCCTCCGCTCAGGAGCTGCCCCTGGCCTGGCCCGACCGGCCGGCGGGCACCGTGCTGTACGTCGCGCCCACCGCAGCCTTCAACGGGGCCACCTTGCCCATGGGGGACGATCACCTGCTGCTGGCGTGGAGCGACATGCGGGATGGCCGCGGGCGGTTGATGCTGCAATCCTATTCCCTCGACCACCCGGCCGCCGGCGGCGAGTGGACCACGGAGGTGGATGGGCTGGGCACGGTGCGGGCGCTGGCCCACGAGCCCTCCGTCCTCACGCCCTTCATGCCCATCCTGACCGCCGACGGCCAGGGCGGCGCCTACGTCCTGTGGCACGAGATGCTGACGGAGGGGTGGGGCGAGCTGCGCCTGCAGCGGGTGAGCGCCGCAGGGCAGTTCCTCTGGCCGGAGGATCGGCTGGTGGCGCCTGCCGTGCCCGTCCCCGAGAACGACTGCCGCGACGCCGCGGAGCGTTGCCGCACGTGGACCGACGACCTGCGCTGGATGGTGGCCGACGACCAGGGCGTCTGGGTGACGTGGGTGGATCTGGACCGTCGGCGCTGGACCCTGCGCCTGGGGACGGATGGACAGGTCGCCCCGGGATTTCCGCCAACGGGTGTGGAATTGACTCCCGGGGATCTGAGTCGCCAGTTCCACAGCCGGGGCACGACGCTGTTGTACGCCTGGCAGGAAGGCAACCCGCCCGCGGTGCGCGGCAGGGTCCAGGGCCTGTTGCCCGACGGCAGCCCGCTCTTTCCCGCTGGGGCCTTGGCCCTGACGCCGGATGGCGCTTCCGTGAACGAATTCACCCTGCGGCCGGCGGGCGCCGGGAACTGGCTGGCGGCCTGGCTGGACGACAACCAGTTGCGCGTCCAGCTCTTCGACGCCGCCCTGCACGCCCAGTGGGCGGCCGGAGGCATTGTGGCGGGCACCGGAGCCAACAACTTCCACCTGCTCACCGGTCTGGAAACCGGCCCGCCCTGGTTCGTGGTCTTCCAGCAGAACACCGGCTGGCTGGCGCAGCGCCTCGCTGCCGACGGCGCCCTGGTCTGGCCGCAGCCCGCGGCCTTGGCCGTGTTGCCCGGCGAAGAGCAAGGCTGGATGGCGGGCGCCTCCCAGGACGAACAGGGCCTCGTGTACCGGCACTCGGAAGGACAGCTGGACTATCTCCAGCGCCTATCTGCGGATGGCACCCAGCTCTGGTCCCCCGCGCTGGCGCAACTGGAGAGCACCCCAGGCAGCGGCTTCGTGCACGACATGGGCAGCACGCCCAACGGCGAGGTGTGGATCTGCTGGCGGGAACTGGGGGAGGAAGGGGAGCGCGTGCTGCTGCGCCGCCGCGACCTGTCCGGCGCCGAGTTGTTGACGCCCGCGGACGGCCTGGCCCTGGATTTGGGGCCGGTGGCCGAGTCCTGCCTGTCTCCATTGGTGGAAGATGATTCCATTCTGGTGCCCTGGGTGGCGAACAGCCGGGTTTACCTGCTATCCGTCGATCCCGTCTCCGGCGCGCCGGCATGGGGCTGTCTGGAACGCCCGCTGGGATACCACGAACACTGGAAAAGCCCCCCGGTGGCCCCCACGGAGGCTGGCCTTTGGCTGGGCACGGTCACATACCAACAGGAACCGCCCCAATCCCTGCTCTTCCTGCAGCGCACGGACCTCCAGGGTCAGTTGACCCTGCCCTCCACCGTGGTCTTCCCCACCCTGCCGGACACGCTGGACGTGTTCAACTGGAGACTGGCGACGCTGGGCGAGGACGTCGTGGCGGCCGCGCACAGCTGGACCTCGTCGGGATCCCAGATCCGCCTGCAACGCATGGACAGTGCGGGCAACCGGCTCTGGGGCGACGCGGGGGTTCTGCTGCCCACCGGCGGTTCCTCCATTTCCCTCGACTTCGGCATGGTCGCCGGTCCGTCCGGCGTGTTGGTGGTGTGGTCCACCGGGGGCGCCAGCCCGTCCATCTATCTGCAGAAGCTGGACGGGAACGGGGTGCCGCAGTTCTCCGACCACAACGGCCTCGGTCGCCGGTTGGATCTGCCGTTGGCGCCCTGGTCGGGTTCGCGGTTCTCCGAGCTTTCCGACGGCGGCCTGTTGATCAGCAGCCCGGTCAGCCAGGTCCTGCACCTGCTGCGACTGGACCCGGCCGGCGAGGAACTGGGCGGGGTGGAGCTTCCCGGGCACCTGACCCCGGGCACGGCCACGCTGGATGCCGCAGGGCGCTTGTGGTACGCCCACGAGATTCGAGTGGAGCAAGCGGATTCCCTGCAGGTGGTGCGCGTGGATGCCGGCGGTGGGGAGTCCGGCCGTTGGACCTGGCCGCTGGATGGGAATCTGCTGCTGGACGCGGCGGCGTTCGTGTTCACCGGCACGCAGACGGCCCTGGTGGCGGTCTCCGGCGAGTACAGCGACGAGCTGGGTCCGCAAGCCGCGGCTTACCTGCTGGACGAGGATGGAAGCATCGGGACCCTCTTCGACGCGCCGATCCATCCGGTGCCCTACGTGGCGGGACAGCCCCGGCTCGTGGCCGCCCCCGCCGGAGACGTGCTGCTGCAGTGGCGCGACCTCCGGGGGAGCGCGCAGGGTTACGGCTACCAGACCCGTCTGGCCCGCCTGGATGTGCTGGACCCGGGAACTCCGGTTTCGCCGACCACGCGCCCCGCCCGCCTGCAAGTGGCCTCCGTGCACCCCAACCCCTTCAACCCGGTCACCCAGGTGGAAATCATGCTGCCGGAAGCCGGAGCGCTCACGCTCACCGTCTATGACCTGGCGGGTCGGCGCGTGTACGGGCCGGAGACCGCCTGGGCCCCGGCCGGACTCTCGCGCCAGCGGCTGGATCTGACGGGCCACGCCAGCGGCCTCTACGTGCTGAGCGCCGAGCACGCGCAGGATCGGGTCAGCCGCAAATTGTTGCTGGTGAAGTAG
- a CDS encoding RecQ family ATP-dependent DNA helicase: MSLEARELLHRHFGHPSFRGQQEAVVDHVLAGGNALVVMPTGQGKSLCYQLPALARPGLTVVVSPLIALMKDQTDALRARGLDAVTLNSSQSGAERGRILSALAQGRHRLLHVSPERFRKPAFRQALAARPVEFLAVDEAHCISEWGHDFRPDYTRLAEFRQLLKDPVTLALTATATPRVQEDIVRQLGLRPAEIRLFHDGVERPNLRLAVQDVHGVKEKAEWLIRLLRETEGSAIVYFALIRSLEELSPLLEKAGLPHLVYHGQLPRQRRRAVQEAFMGDPQARVLATNAFGLGVDKAQIRLIAHAEVPGSLEAYAQEIGRAGRDGRPADCVLLYDQQDLLIQMQFVDWANPAPGFLERLLTLLRDRPGEVQAGGLDFLREELVFKSRFDFRLETALSLLERHGVLEGDLERGAVQVLRERLPEPLADEERAAAKKRGDLTRLHDLVRYVGAAECRHRFLHRFFGAEPGAPCGDCDVCRSNGPFVLHEPQLDC, translated from the coding sequence GTGAGCCTGGAGGCGCGCGAGCTGCTGCACCGACACTTCGGCCATCCGTCCTTCCGCGGGCAGCAGGAGGCCGTGGTGGATCACGTGCTGGCCGGCGGCAACGCCCTGGTGGTGATGCCCACGGGCCAGGGCAAGAGTCTGTGCTACCAGTTGCCGGCCCTGGCCCGGCCTGGTCTGACGGTGGTGGTCTCGCCCCTGATCGCGCTGATGAAGGACCAGACCGACGCCCTGCGCGCCCGGGGCCTGGACGCGGTGACCCTCAACTCCAGCCAGTCCGGCGCGGAACGCGGGCGGATCCTGAGCGCGCTGGCCCAGGGCCGCCACCGGCTGCTGCACGTTTCGCCCGAGCGCTTCCGCAAACCCGCCTTCCGGCAGGCCCTGGCCGCGCGGCCTGTGGAGTTCCTGGCCGTGGACGAGGCCCACTGCATCAGCGAGTGGGGCCACGACTTCCGGCCGGACTACACGCGTCTGGCTGAATTCCGGCAGCTGCTGAAGGACCCGGTCACCCTGGCGCTGACGGCCACGGCCACGCCCCGCGTGCAGGAGGACATCGTCCGGCAGCTGGGCCTGCGACCCGCCGAGATCCGGCTCTTCCACGACGGCGTGGAGCGGCCCAACCTGCGGCTGGCCGTCCAGGACGTGCACGGCGTGAAGGAGAAGGCCGAGTGGCTGATCCGCCTGCTGCGTGAGACAGAGGGCTCGGCCATCGTCTATTTCGCGCTGATCCGCAGCCTGGAGGAATTGTCCCCGCTGCTGGAGAAGGCCGGCCTGCCGCACCTGGTCTACCACGGCCAGCTGCCTCGCCAGCGCCGCCGTGCCGTGCAGGAGGCCTTCATGGGCGATCCGCAGGCCCGCGTGCTGGCCACCAACGCCTTCGGCCTGGGGGTGGACAAGGCGCAGATCCGCCTGATCGCCCACGCCGAGGTGCCGGGTTCGCTGGAGGCCTATGCCCAGGAGATCGGCCGCGCCGGGCGGGACGGTCGGCCGGCGGACTGCGTGCTGCTTTACGACCAGCAGGACCTGTTGATCCAGATGCAGTTCGTGGACTGGGCCAATCCCGCCCCGGGTTTCCTGGAGCGGCTGTTGACGCTGCTGCGCGACCGCCCCGGCGAGGTGCAGGCGGGCGGGCTGGATTTCCTGCGCGAAGAGCTGGTCTTCAAGAGCCGCTTCGACTTCCGGCTGGAGACGGCGCTGAGCCTGCTGGAGCGGCACGGCGTGCTGGAGGGCGACCTCGAGCGCGGCGCCGTCCAGGTGCTGCGGGAGCGTCTGCCCGAACCGCTGGCGGACGAGGAGCGCGCCGCGGCCAAGAAGCGCGGCGACCTGACCCGCCTGCACGATCTGGTGCGCTACGTGGGGGCCGCGGAGTGCCGCCACCGCTTCCTGCACCGCTTTTTCGGCGCCGAGCCGGGGGCGCCCTGCGGCGACTGCGACGTCTGCCGGTCGAACGGCCCGTTCGTCCTCCACGAGCCACAGCTGGATTGCTAA
- the add gene encoding adenosine deaminase, whose protein sequence is MSLTREKILSMPKAELHCHLDGSLRLPTMIELARERHVELPSFDPAELFTKLRLGQNYESLVDYLAVFRYTLAVMQDVAALERTSFELAEDCAKENVRWLEVRYSPILHIEKGLSLAQVMDAVLAGLRRAERQYPIRCGVIVCGIRNINPATSLRLAELAVAYKSAGVVGFDLAGAEANFPAKDHREAFYLIRKNNVNCTVHAGEAYGPESIHQALHHLHAQRIGHSTRLKEDGSLLNYMNDLRIPIEACPTSNVQTRVVQDLASHPLKFYLDYGLRVTVNTDNRLISDTTITEELWRMTQTFRLSEHEVAKIITNGFKSAFLPYREKRAMLHAALTEMGYDGVLVGY, encoded by the coding sequence ATGAGCCTCACTCGCGAGAAAATCCTGTCCATGCCCAAGGCGGAACTCCACTGCCACCTGGATGGATCGCTACGGCTCCCCACCATGATCGAGCTGGCCCGCGAGCGCCATGTAGAACTGCCCAGTTTCGACCCCGCCGAGCTGTTCACCAAGCTGCGCCTGGGCCAGAACTACGAGAGCCTGGTGGACTACCTGGCCGTCTTCCGCTACACGCTGGCCGTGATGCAGGACGTGGCGGCCCTCGAACGCACTTCCTTCGAACTGGCTGAGGACTGCGCCAAGGAGAACGTGCGCTGGCTGGAGGTGCGCTACTCGCCCATCCTGCACATCGAGAAGGGCCTGAGCCTGGCCCAGGTGATGGACGCCGTGCTGGCCGGCCTGCGCCGCGCCGAGCGCCAGTATCCCATCCGCTGCGGCGTGATCGTCTGCGGCATCCGCAACATCAACCCCGCCACCTCCCTGCGCCTGGCCGAGCTGGCCGTGGCCTACAAGAGCGCGGGCGTCGTGGGCTTCGACCTGGCGGGCGCGGAGGCCAATTTCCCGGCCAAGGACCACCGCGAGGCCTTCTACCTCATCCGCAAGAACAACGTCAACTGCACGGTGCACGCCGGCGAGGCCTACGGCCCGGAGAGCATCCACCAGGCCCTGCACCACCTCCACGCCCAGCGCATCGGCCACTCCACGCGGCTGAAGGAGGATGGCAGCCTGCTGAACTACATGAACGACCTGCGCATCCCCATCGAGGCCTGCCCCACCAGCAACGTGCAGACGCGCGTGGTCCAGGACCTGGCCTCGCACCCGCTGAAGTTCTACCTGGACTACGGCCTGCGGGTGACGGTGAACACGGACAACCGGCTGATCAGCGACACGACGATCACCGAGGAGCTGTGGCGCATGACCCAGACCTTCCGCCTGAGCGAGCACGAGGTGGCGAAGATCATCACCAACGGCTTCAAGAGCGCCTTCCTGCCCTACCGGGAGAAGCGCGCCATGCTGCACGCCGCCCTCACAGAGATGGGCTACGATGGCGTGCTGGTGGGTTACTGA
- a CDS encoding phospholipase D-like domain-containing protein, translating into MKHMLKVLALAVLALSGQVAAQMADHPVISELRFYEVSGINEEFVEIHNPTAAAVDVGGWKIQYKSATGTTWQDKQTLPAGQLLLPGRYLLYGGTAVVPAPDFATGVAPGLGNSGGHVRLVNAQSATIDRVAWLTGDTPEGTVISVAHARGGSYERKAFETSTAAGMAPGGADALEGNGWDANNNAADFVTHDTAGTCSPQNSASPAEPDVPLEDGSGTATISPDLVTTPDPVDVSITVTGEDYVLTIVEVVLPEGWEAASVAVEGAGFEGGTFTSSNGVLRVEGAQVSDLNDGTFTLSAVSHPMATSAYTFVVRTAVEGGTPTPITQSPAIQVLGDPIPCSALRENGIDGLPLLLGQTVVVRGVITADTQQGVAVYMQDETGGLVCYSSTLSAAVNVGDDVTVMGTVTHFNGLVELTPATLMETHATGVVVEPTVVTCAQVMGQGAAGEPYEGLLLRIDGITVDGTGSWAGNTNYNISDASGASQMRISSTCELVGTPIPTGAFDLIALCSQYDFSSPYHSGYQLLPRFASDQIQLVGPGITGGPFESEHQTDSVHLEWTTQSDGSTICVWGGVDGVPLDSVEQEDFTTQHGFTITGLEPGTPYWARVGSRNQTGLSMGSDYWFSTVSQGSPGTLEILFTQDAETGYATEGNEAQDEMENQIPIRLNALIDAAQTSIDCAIYSLNISSVATALINAHDRGVAVRFIYDADHSQPEVNQLVNAGITVIDNSFGQHSSTNIQHNKFMVFEAADDDPANDVVWTGSVNLIDQPSDNGIHAKDNAILIADQAVARAYTLEFNEMWGSAGMTPNSATSYFGENKTNNTPHYFLVGGTPVEIWFSHGDNVSQRIVNYLGTADHSVYFCIFSFSRNEIGYGMRDAHERGAVVRGVFDTQGDEFSEWTTLQAFGADIFVTGGSGVLHHKYMVLDSEQPESDPVVIAGSYNWSNSAEDGNNENTVVMHSAAIANQYLQEFAARYHEAGGTADFSDLAEPSLRPQAVRIAGAHPNPFNPATTLEVVLPEAGPLTLSVYDLAGRLVARQQLDWAPAGLSTRRLDLGGHASGLYVVTAEHARGADSAKLLLVK; encoded by the coding sequence ATGAAACACATGCTGAAAGTCCTGGCGCTGGCCGTCCTGGCGCTGTCAGGACAAGTCGCTGCGCAGATGGCCGATCACCCCGTGATCAGCGAACTGCGCTTCTACGAGGTGTCCGGCATCAACGAAGAATTCGTGGAAATCCACAACCCCACGGCTGCCGCGGTGGATGTGGGCGGCTGGAAGATCCAGTACAAGTCCGCCACGGGCACCACCTGGCAGGACAAGCAGACCCTGCCGGCAGGCCAGCTGCTGCTGCCCGGCCGCTACCTGCTTTACGGCGGCACGGCCGTGGTGCCCGCGCCGGATTTCGCCACCGGAGTGGCCCCGGGCTTGGGCAACTCGGGCGGCCACGTGCGGCTGGTCAACGCCCAGTCCGCCACCATCGACCGGGTGGCCTGGCTCACCGGTGACACGCCGGAAGGCACGGTCATTTCCGTGGCCCACGCCCGCGGCGGCAGCTACGAGCGCAAGGCCTTCGAGACCTCCACGGCGGCTGGCATGGCCCCCGGCGGCGCCGACGCGCTGGAAGGCAACGGCTGGGACGCCAACAACAACGCGGCGGACTTCGTCACCCACGACACGGCGGGAACCTGCAGCCCGCAGAACTCCGCCAGCCCGGCCGAGCCCGACGTGCCCCTCGAGGACGGCAGCGGCACGGCCACCATCAGTCCGGACCTGGTGACCACGCCCGACCCGGTGGACGTCTCCATCACGGTCACGGGCGAGGACTACGTGCTGACCATCGTGGAAGTCGTGCTTCCCGAAGGCTGGGAGGCCGCCTCCGTGGCCGTCGAGGGCGCCGGTTTCGAGGGCGGCACCTTCACGTCGAGCAACGGCGTGCTGCGGGTGGAAGGCGCCCAGGTGAGCGACCTCAACGACGGCACCTTCACGCTGTCGGCGGTCAGCCATCCCATGGCCACGTCGGCCTACACCTTCGTCGTGCGCACGGCCGTGGAAGGCGGCACGCCCACGCCCATCACCCAGAGTCCGGCCATCCAGGTCCTCGGCGATCCGATCCCCTGCTCGGCCCTGCGCGAGAACGGCATCGACGGCCTGCCCCTCTTGCTGGGCCAGACCGTGGTGGTGCGCGGCGTGATCACGGCGGACACCCAGCAGGGCGTGGCCGTCTACATGCAGGACGAGACCGGCGGCCTGGTGTGCTACAGCAGCACGCTCTCCGCCGCCGTGAACGTGGGCGACGACGTGACCGTGATGGGCACCGTGACCCACTTCAACGGCCTGGTGGAGCTGACCCCGGCCACCCTGATGGAGACCCACGCCACGGGCGTGGTCGTGGAGCCCACCGTCGTCACCTGCGCCCAGGTGATGGGCCAGGGCGCCGCGGGCGAACCCTACGAAGGCCTGTTGCTCCGCATCGACGGCATCACCGTGGACGGCACGGGCAGCTGGGCGGGCAACACCAACTACAACATCAGCGACGCCAGCGGCGCCAGCCAGATGCGCATCTCCTCCACCTGCGAGCTGGTGGGCACGCCCATTCCCACGGGCGCTTTCGATCTGATCGCCCTCTGCAGCCAGTACGACTTCAGTTCGCCCTACCACAGCGGCTACCAGCTGCTGCCGCGCTTCGCCAGCGACCAGATCCAGCTGGTGGGCCCGGGCATCACCGGCGGCCCCTTCGAGTCGGAGCACCAGACGGACAGCGTCCACCTGGAATGGACCACCCAAAGCGACGGCTCCACCATCTGCGTCTGGGGCGGCGTCGACGGCGTGCCGCTGGACAGCGTGGAGCAGGAGGATTTCACCACCCAGCATGGATTCACCATCACCGGCCTGGAGCCGGGCACGCCCTACTGGGCCCGGGTGGGTTCGCGCAACCAGACCGGCCTGAGCATGGGCAGCGACTACTGGTTCTCCACGGTCTCCCAGGGCAGCCCGGGCACGCTGGAGATCCTCTTCACCCAGGACGCCGAGACCGGCTACGCCACCGAGGGCAACGAAGCCCAAGACGAGATGGAGAACCAGATCCCCATCCGCCTCAACGCCCTGATCGACGCCGCGCAGACCAGCATCGACTGCGCCATCTACAGCCTCAACATCAGCAGCGTCGCCACGGCGCTGATCAACGCCCACGACCGCGGCGTGGCCGTGCGCTTCATCTATGACGCGGACCACAGCCAGCCCGAGGTCAACCAGCTGGTGAACGCCGGCATCACGGTCATCGACAACAGCTTCGGCCAGCACTCCAGCACCAACATCCAGCACAACAAGTTCATGGTCTTCGAGGCCGCGGACGACGACCCCGCCAACGACGTGGTCTGGACGGGCAGCGTGAACCTCATCGACCAGCCCAGCGACAACGGCATCCACGCCAAGGACAACGCGATCCTCATCGCCGACCAGGCGGTGGCCCGCGCCTACACGCTGGAGTTCAACGAGATGTGGGGTTCCGCGGGCATGACGCCCAACAGCGCCACCAGCTACTTCGGCGAGAACAAGACCAACAACACGCCGCACTACTTCCTGGTGGGCGGCACGCCGGTGGAGATCTGGTTCAGCCACGGCGACAACGTCAGCCAGCGCATCGTCAACTACCTGGGCACGGCCGACCACTCGGTCTACTTCTGCATTTTCTCTTTCTCGCGCAATGAAATCGGCTACGGCATGCGCGACGCCCACGAGCGTGGCGCCGTGGTGCGCGGCGTCTTCGACACCCAGGGCGACGAGTTCAGCGAGTGGACCACCCTGCAGGCCTTCGGCGCGGACATCTTCGTCACGGGCGGCTCGGGCGTGCTGCACCATAAGTACATGGTGCTGGACTCCGAGCAGCCGGAAAGCGACCCCGTGGTGATCGCCGGCAGCTACAACTGGTCCAACAGCGCCGAAGACGGCAACAACGAGAACACCGTCGTGATGCACAGCGCGGCCATCGCCAACCAGTACCTGCAGGAGTTCGCGGCGCGCTACCACGAGGCGGGCGGCACGGCGGACTTCAGCGACCTGGCCGAGCCCAGCCTGCGCCCGCAGGCCGTGCGCATCGCCGGCGCGCACCCCAATCCCTTCAATCCGGCCACCACGCTGGAAGTCGTGCTGCCCGAAGCCGGTCCGCTGACGCTGAGTGTGTACGACTTGGCCGGACGCCTGGTGGCGCGTCAGCAGCTGGACTGGGCGCCTGCCGGCTTGTCCACCCGGCGGCTGGACCTGGGCGGACATGCCAGCGGCCTCTACGTGGTCACCGCCGAGCACGCCCGGGGAGCGGACAGCGCCAAGCTTCTGTTGGTGAAGTAG